A stretch of the Archangium violaceum genome encodes the following:
- a CDS encoding class I SAM-dependent methyltransferase → MRQGVIDQIPEGNHLDILDVACGPATWMGQAWLQNRRHRYTGIDLSPAYLEAARLLRRKATLLQMNAERMLPEWTGRFDLLTCIWLFHELPLPVIERVTAEMARVLAPGGTLLFMDAIQEGDGSGEEPGPFEHFEAYFNEPFFLDYSRLDLPALFARHGLRTVKTERWYLSKLLVLRKEERGSV, encoded by the coding sequence ATGCGCCAGGGGGTCATCGATCAGATTCCCGAGGGAAACCACCTGGACATCCTCGATGTAGCGTGTGGCCCGGCGACGTGGATGGGCCAGGCGTGGCTGCAGAACCGGCGGCATCGCTACACGGGAATCGATCTCTCCCCGGCCTACCTGGAGGCGGCCCGGCTGTTGCGCCGCAAGGCCACGCTCCTGCAGATGAACGCCGAGCGGATGCTCCCGGAGTGGACGGGCCGTTTCGATCTGCTCACCTGCATCTGGCTTTTCCACGAGCTGCCGCTGCCGGTCATCGAGCGTGTCACCGCGGAGATGGCGCGCGTGCTCGCGCCGGGAGGGACGCTGCTCTTCATGGATGCCATTCAGGAGGGGGACGGCTCCGGCGAGGAGCCGGGCCCCTTCGAGCACTTCGAGGCCTACTTCAACGAGCCCTTCTTCCTGGACTACTCGCGGCTGGATCTTCCGGCGCTCTTCGCGCGCCACGGGTTGCGGACGGTGAAGACGGAGCGCTGGTACCTGTCGAAGCTCCTGGTGCTGCGCAAGGAGGAGCGCGGGAGCGTGTGA